One Helicobacter cetorum MIT 00-7128 DNA window includes the following coding sequences:
- the ggt gene encoding gamma-glutamyltransferase, which yields MRRSFLKTISLGAIALSLGLLNPLSSASYPPIKNTKVGLALSSHPLASQVGQKVLEEGGNAIDAAVAVGFALAVVHPAAGNIGGGGFAVIHLANGENITLDFREKAPLKATRDMFLDKQGNVIPKLSEDGYLAAGVPGTVAGMEAMLKKYGTKKLSRLIDPAIKLAEHGYTISQRQAETLKEAHERFNKYASSKKYFFKKGHHDYQEGDLFIQRDLAKTLTQIKLQGAKGFYRGHTAELIEKDMKKNGGIITKEDLANYKVKWRKPVVGTYRGYKIISMSPPSSGGTHLIEILNVMENADLSTQGFGSSKNIHIAAEAMRQAYADRSVYMGDPDFVQVPVEKLTSKAYAKKIFESIQPDTVTPSAKIKPGFNQLHEGNNTTHYSVVDKWGNAVSVTYTINASYGSAAAIDGAGFLLNNEMDDFSIKPGNPNLYGLVGGDANAIEANKRPLSSMSPTIVLKNNKVFMVVGSPGGARIITTVLQVISNVIDYNMNISEAVSAPRFHMQWLPDELRIEKYGMPSDVKDNLTKMGYQIVTKPVMGDVNAILIKPKGRVFYGATDPRKEF from the coding sequence ATGAGACGGAGTTTTTTAAAGACGATTAGCTTGGGTGCAATAGCACTCTCTCTTGGTTTGTTAAATCCTCTAAGTTCAGCAAGCTATCCTCCCATTAAAAATACTAAAGTAGGTTTAGCGCTTTCTAGTCATCCCTTGGCAAGTCAAGTAGGACAGAAAGTATTAGAAGAGGGGGGTAATGCTATTGATGCAGCCGTGGCTGTAGGTTTTGCTCTAGCGGTAGTGCATCCTGCAGCAGGCAATATTGGTGGTGGAGGCTTTGCGGTCATTCATTTGGCAAATGGAGAGAATATTACTTTAGATTTTAGAGAAAAAGCACCTCTAAAAGCTACAAGAGATATGTTTTTAGATAAGCAAGGCAATGTAATTCCTAAACTTAGCGAAGATGGTTATTTAGCTGCTGGAGTTCCCGGAACTGTGGCAGGAATGGAGGCTATGTTAAAAAAATATGGCACCAAAAAATTATCTAGGCTCATTGACCCAGCTATTAAACTTGCTGAGCATGGTTATACCATCTCTCAAAGACAAGCAGAGACTTTAAAAGAAGCTCATGAACGCTTTAATAAATATGCTTCAAGCAAGAAATATTTTTTCAAAAAAGGTCATCATGATTATCAAGAGGGTGATTTATTTATTCAAAGAGATTTAGCAAAAACTCTAACTCAAATCAAGTTGCAAGGTGCTAAGGGCTTTTATCGTGGGCATACAGCAGAGCTCATTGAAAAGGATATGAAAAAAAATGGTGGCATTATCACCAAAGAAGATTTAGCTAATTATAAAGTTAAATGGCGCAAACCTGTAGTAGGGACTTATAGGGGGTATAAGATTATTTCTATGTCGCCCCCAAGCTCTGGAGGAACGCATTTAATTGAAATTTTAAATGTTATGGAAAATGCGGATTTATCTACTCAAGGCTTTGGCTCTTCTAAAAATATCCATATTGCAGCAGAGGCTATGCGCCAAGCTTACGCAGATAGGTCAGTTTATATGGGCGACCCTGATTTTGTGCAAGTGCCTGTAGAAAAACTTACTAGCAAAGCTTATGCAAAGAAGATTTTTGAGAGCATTCAGCCAGATACCGTAACTCCTAGCGCTAAGATTAAGCCCGGTTTTAATCAACTACATGAGGGCAATAACACCACACATTATTCAGTGGTGGATAAATGGGGTAATGCAGTGAGTGTTACTTATACCATTAACGCATCTTATGGGAGTGCAGCAGCTATTGATGGGGCAGGATTTTTGTTGAATAACGAAATGGACGATTTTTCTATCAAGCCCGGCAATCCTAATCTCTATGGCTTAGTAGGGGGCGATGCTAATGCGATTGAGGCTAATAAACGCCCCTTAAGCTCTATGTCGCCTACTATTGTTTTGAAAAACAATAAGGTCTTTATGGTGGTAGGAAGTCCAGGAGGAGCTAGAATTATTACTACGGTATTGCAAGTGATTTCTAATGTGATTGACTATAATATGAATATTTCTGAAGCAGTTTCTGCACCAAGATTTCATATGCAATGGCTCCCTGATGAGTTAAGGATTGAAAAATATGGCATGCCCTCTGATGTAAAAGATAATCTTACAAAAATGGGCTATCAAATTGTTACAAAGCCTGTTATGGGCGATGTGAATGCGATTCTTATCAAGCCAAAAGGTCGTGTATTTTATGGGGCTACTGACCCAAGAAAAGAATTTTAA
- a CDS encoding AAA domain-containing protein: protein MNEDEYYQNIGIITPFVNQEIAIKERFKEYSDLEIGTVHKFQGSEKKIILFSSVYNTNDIDAKNFFFNSTDASMINVAITRAKEVFVLFGNKETLHVDETHMFTLTKHIEHIDETYMGVPTEHILDEANHAKKRIKTSNYHKEWKYQGWKYECQVAKYYQERGYEIFINEDSYKGKENEKYDFVKENFSDLFEMVCNFSDHFKDIPKNSQSAIDLICQKDEEVLLIQCKDWNATTNLSYKKEELERFASVKKSANCQKILVFSEEKLKDESVKLNLDVDKIIYF from the coding sequence TTGAATGAAGATGAATACTATCAAAATATAGGGATTATCACGCCTTTTGTTAACCAAGAAATAGCCATAAAAGAGAGATTTAAAGAATACTCGGATTTAGAAATAGGCACTGTGCATAAATTTCAAGGGTCTGAAAAAAAGATTATTTTATTTTCATCTGTTTATAACACTAATGATATTGATGCTAAAAATTTCTTTTTTAATTCTACTGATGCAAGCATGATAAATGTCGCTATCACAAGAGCTAAAGAAGTGTTTGTTTTATTTGGGAATAAGGAAACTTTGCATGTAGATGAGACACATATGTTTACGCTAACTAAGCATATAGAGCATATAGATGAGACATATATGGGTGTGCCAACTGAGCATATTCTAGATGAAGCAAATCATGCCAAAAAAAGGATAAAAACTTCAAATTATCATAAGGAATGGAAATATCAGGGATGGAAATATGAATGCCAAGTGGCTAAATACTATCAAGAAAGGGGTTATGAAATTTTTATCAATGAAGATAGTTATAAAGGCAAAGAGAACGAAAAATATGATTTTGTAAAAGAAAATTTTTCAGATTTATTTGAGATGGTTTGCAATTTTTCTGACCATTTTAAAGATATTCCAAAAAACTCTCAAAGTGCCATAGACTTAATATGCCAAAAAGATGAAGAGGTGTTATTGATTCAATGTAAGGATTGGAACGCTACTACAAATTTATCGTATAAGAAAGAAGAATTGGAGCGTTTTGCCTCTGTTAAAAAATCCGCTAATTGTCAAAAAATTTTAGTTTTTTCAGAAGAGAAATTAAAAGATGAAAGTGTAAAATTAAATTTAGATGTGGATAAAATTATATATTTCTAA